The Methanoplanus sp. FWC-SCC4 genome has a window encoding:
- a CDS encoding PAS domain-containing methyl-accepting chemotaxis protein has protein sequence MTLEEITTALKSAINGDYGIRINTEGLNKEYLELAETINKAVESLTEAKKNGESMSLMFYQNPLPMVLIDRDFKPVDMNLSYEKMMGKSKAELFNTSVNDYSVRLIKGDTTDKLFSSGRDTKCELEFTYKDGRALIAEQYGVPLKDNSGNIQNALFIFNDITKERKEEENNKKQLLKIKDLQKRSEVIVQQNPMPIILADKKFNIKVVNEAYINLSGIEREKLLSMSLRDFELLDTKGQGLKYVFETKKRSYAEVTVRFSKGDAILEQYGIPVLDHNNEISDILIVYNDITETRKQHEEIENLMNDARARALALEESIDEVAEGMTELRAGNFTYEIPVKDNDPLILLKENYNAAVVENRKLFRGALTAVTEIENSMEDALNGTTDIAKASEQVAVNSQSAAEVSNRLFLEIDGITHAISDLSASNEEIASTSQEILDQSNSVSKKGNEARDIGHEATEKMNSVAKITKESVLEIEELNTQLHEINTVVKMITEITNQINMLALNAAIEAARAGEHGRGFAVVAGEVKNLAGEARSATEKIDYVIDSIQKRSEETVSSIKSANAEVISGVSSVNLTIESLNGIVEGSNQVSLNMSEIVKAIEDQANITTRIVADAEKGNNLTQKSQTEIEELAALSEETNASVEEINSAINEVTDLAQELEKSLSHLKV, from the coding sequence ATGACACTTGAAGAGATTACGACTGCTCTGAAATCAGCAATAAACGGAGATTACGGTATAAGGATAAACACAGAAGGATTAAACAAAGAATATCTCGAGCTCGCAGAAACAATAAACAAGGCAGTAGAATCCCTAACAGAGGCAAAAAAAAACGGGGAAAGCATGTCCCTGATGTTTTACCAAAATCCGTTACCGATGGTTCTCATAGACAGGGATTTCAAACCGGTCGATATGAATCTGTCATATGAAAAAATGATGGGAAAATCCAAAGCCGAGCTTTTTAATACCTCTGTGAATGACTACAGCGTCAGGCTGATTAAAGGGGATACAACCGACAAATTGTTTTCATCAGGCAGGGATACAAAATGTGAACTTGAATTTACATATAAAGACGGCAGGGCCTTAATTGCTGAACAATACGGGGTGCCTCTTAAAGATAATTCAGGAAACATCCAAAATGCTCTCTTCATATTCAACGATATAACCAAAGAACGAAAAGAGGAAGAAAATAACAAAAAGCAGCTTTTAAAAATTAAGGATCTCCAGAAAAGATCCGAGGTCATCGTACAGCAAAATCCGATGCCAATCATTCTTGCAGACAAAAAATTCAATATAAAGGTCGTAAATGAAGCATACATAAACCTCAGCGGAATTGAACGCGAAAAGCTTCTTTCAATGAGCCTGAGGGATTTTGAACTTCTTGATACAAAAGGACAGGGGCTCAAATATGTCTTTGAAACCAAAAAAAGAAGCTATGCGGAAGTAACAGTTCGGTTTTCAAAGGGAGATGCCATTTTAGAGCAGTACGGAATACCTGTACTGGACCACAATAATGAAATCTCCGACATACTCATCGTCTACAATGACATTACAGAGACCAGAAAACAGCATGAAGAGATTGAAAATCTAATGAATGATGCCAGAGCAAGAGCACTGGCCTTAGAAGAAAGCATAGATGAGGTAGCGGAGGGTATGACTGAATTAAGGGCAGGAAACTTCACATACGAAATACCCGTAAAAGATAATGATCCCCTCATTTTGTTAAAAGAAAATTACAATGCCGCAGTCGTTGAAAACAGAAAGCTCTTCAGGGGTGCCCTTACAGCTGTGACGGAGATCGAAAACAGCATGGAGGATGCTCTAAACGGAACTACGGATATTGCAAAAGCTTCAGAGCAGGTTGCAGTCAACAGCCAGTCAGCCGCTGAAGTTTCAAACAGACTCTTTCTGGAGATTGACGGAATCACGCATGCAATTTCAGACCTCTCCGCATCAAACGAAGAGATTGCAAGTACATCCCAGGAAATTCTGGATCAGTCAAACAGCGTAAGCAAAAAAGGAAATGAGGCCCGGGACATTGGCCATGAAGCAACTGAAAAAATGAATTCCGTTGCAAAAATAACAAAAGAAAGCGTTCTGGAAATAGAGGAGCTAAACACACAGCTTCATGAAATAAACACTGTCGTAAAGATGATTACCGAAATCACAAACCAGATTAACATGCTTGCCCTCAACGCTGCAATTGAAGCAGCACGTGCAGGCGAACACGGAAGAGGTTTTGCGGTTGTCGCAGGAGAGGTAAAAAATCTTGCAGGCGAGGCAAGAAGCGCTACAGAAAAAATTGATTATGTAATTGATTCAATACAAAAGAGAAGTGAAGAGACCGTAAGTTCGATCAAATCCGCCAATGCAGAAGTAATATCCGGAGTAAGCAGCGTAAATCTGACAATAGAATCGCTTAACGGCATAGTTGAGGGATCTAATCAGGTCTCATTAAACATGAGTGAGATTGTAAAGGCAATTGAGGATCAGGCAAATATCACAACCAGAATTGTAGCCGACGCCGAAAAAGGCAACAACCTGACACAAAAATCCCAGACTGAAATTGAAGAACTTGCAGCACTTTCTGAAGAGACAAATGCCTCTGTGGAAGAGATAAACAGTGCAATAAATGAAGTTACAGACCTTGCACAGGAACTAGAAAAGTCGTTATCACATCTTAAGGTGTAG
- a CDS encoding chemotaxis protein CheW, with protein MTIIDIVEFEIGNEHYALDINLAREIVEMVEITPVPRAPDIIAGIINLRGEITNIINLSHILNLKEKNERKEQKIIVLVPEAAEGSNVGIIVDDVQSVLQVSGEDIEAIKGDLAGDAYVRGVIKVPDSSATDDSDKSKKLIIWLDIGELLHDMLESAKRR; from the coding sequence ATGACAATAATTGACATCGTAGAATTTGAGATTGGAAATGAGCATTACGCACTGGACATTAATCTTGCAAGGGAAATCGTGGAGATGGTGGAGATCACCCCGGTTCCAAGAGCCCCTGATATTATTGCAGGTATTATCAATCTGAGGGGAGAGATTACAAATATTATTAATCTGAGTCATATTCTCAATCTTAAAGAAAAAAATGAGCGCAAAGAACAGAAAATAATTGTCCTTGTACCGGAAGCCGCAGAAGGATCAAATGTGGGAATAATTGTCGATGATGTACAATCTGTCCTCCAGGTTTCAGGAGAAGATATTGAAGCCATAAAAGGAGACCTTGCAGGTGATGCCTATGTCAGGGGAGTTATCAAAGTTCCCGATTCATCCGCCACAGATGACAGTGACAAGTCAAAAAAACTGATTATCTGGCTGGATATAGGCGAACTTTTACACGACATGCTTGAATCTGCAAAAAGAAGATAA
- a CDS encoding cation:proton antiporter, which translates to MMEGIALALFFCLCFAIISKKFNFPPIPLYMLAGLILGASGLGIVQTSEISDFLTSLGLIFLLFTMGLELKPSELIGRKGSFVSSGTIDLGINIMLGFFGSVLLGFPVEEAVVIACAFYISSSAMAVASLIENRKLAAPESETILWLMVFEDIILLFIIVFFSASGENPLETLGMAFMVIAAFFVLVYGFKSKISALLSRDDELPLLFTFTLVLTVAGISDIVGIPETLTAIALGTALSVTSPELLEKHAMPFRDIFLIIFFVFFGISVDLSNGIPIVPVLGLSILAILSKLISGILIGKKIHGSYWSGIDIWSETTSRGEFSLAIAGYYGSPLISGTVAVMVLVTSIIGGLTGKYSKHLKKYFKKIIAGKKNPA; encoded by the coding sequence ATGATGGAAGGCATAGCTCTTGCTCTGTTTTTTTGCCTGTGCTTTGCAATCATATCAAAGAAGTTCAACTTCCCGCCAATACCTCTCTATATGCTTGCCGGACTGATTCTTGGTGCAAGCGGTCTTGGTATTGTTCAGACAAGTGAAATCTCAGACTTTCTTACAAGTCTGGGTCTGATATTTCTGTTGTTCACAATGGGTCTTGAGCTCAAGCCTTCCGAACTGATAGGAAGGAAGGGCTCCTTTGTCTCTTCGGGAACGATTGATCTTGGAATAAACATAATGTTAGGATTTTTTGGTTCTGTTCTCCTTGGTTTTCCGGTTGAAGAGGCAGTGGTTATTGCATGTGCCTTTTACATAAGCAGCTCTGCAATGGCGGTTGCTTCACTTATTGAAAACAGAAAACTGGCGGCACCTGAATCCGAGACTATATTGTGGCTTATGGTCTTTGAGGACATAATTCTGCTCTTCATCATTGTTTTCTTCTCAGCATCCGGAGAAAATCCTTTAGAAACTCTGGGAATGGCATTTATGGTGATTGCAGCATTCTTTGTTCTTGTATATGGCTTTAAATCAAAGATATCCGCACTTCTGTCGCGTGATGATGAACTTCCGCTTTTGTTTACGTTTACGCTTGTATTAACAGTGGCAGGAATTTCGGATATTGTCGGTATCCCTGAAACCCTGACTGCAATTGCCCTTGGAACAGCACTTTCGGTTACAAGTCCCGAACTGCTTGAGAAGCATGCAATGCCGTTTAGGGATATATTTCTGATAATATTCTTTGTATTTTTTGGAATTTCCGTTGATCTTTCAAATGGCATTCCAATAGTGCCGGTCCTCGGCCTTTCAATCCTTGCGATATTAAGTAAACTGATCTCCGGAATTCTCATAGGCAAAAAAATTCACGGGAGTTACTGGTCAGGCATTGACATATGGTCAGAGACTACATCAAGGGGTGAATTCTCACTTGCAATTGCAGGATATTATGGATCACCCTTAATTTCCGGCACCGTTGCCGTGATGGTTCTCGTGACTTCAATCATAGGCGGCCTTACCGGTAAATATTCAAAACATCTGAAAAAATATTTTAAAAAAATAATTGCAGGGAAGAAGAACCCCGCATGA
- a CDS encoding cation:proton antiporter regulatory subunit, with the protein MTFTSKDLPGVGTKYEMDTESGDRIMMVYMEKGGGVQLYVESGDGIESASARLTPFESRRIGNVLTGAVLEADEEEISVVFSALSDLSIKVHTYHLNERVDGKRLLDLQIRSKTGATVVAVSRRGESQVNPPADFVFLKGDSVLVIGESEQLKRFEEEFIKP; encoded by the coding sequence ATGACGTTTACATCGAAAGATCTGCCGGGTGTAGGCACAAAATATGAGATGGATACTGAATCCGGCGACAGAATTATGATGGTTTACATGGAAAAAGGCGGGGGTGTGCAGTTATATGTCGAATCCGGGGATGGTATTGAGTCGGCCTCTGCAAGACTGACGCCTTTTGAATCACGAAGGATTGGAAATGTACTGACCGGGGCAGTACTGGAGGCTGATGAAGAAGAGATCAGTGTTGTATTCTCAGCACTTTCAGACCTCTCGATTAAGGTTCATACATATCACCTTAATGAAAGGGTTGACGGGAAACGGCTTTTGGATCTTCAGATACGTTCAAAGACCGGCGCAACGGTTGTTGCAGTGAGTCGCAGGGGGGAAAGTCAGGTCAATCCTCCGGCTGATTTCGTCTTTTTAAAAGGTGATTCCGTGCTTGTCATTGGAGAGTCTGAACAGCTGAAAAGATTTGAGGAGGAATTTATAAAGCCATGA
- a CDS encoding basic amino acid ABC transporter substrate-binding protein yields the protein MYKVGIDAPYPPFSILDENGNPTGFDSESIEWIAKDQGFEVEFKQVSFDGMIPALQTGKIDMIYSGMTITPEREEKINFSAPYWTVNQTVIVKEGSTGTVDDLKAGKLTVGTQRGTTAEIWIDQNLVETGIMPEENLRLYDNPPLAVADLINGRIDAVMYDSTVVEDMIKGKPVSKLGFIETDEYFGIAVRKDDTELLEKLNTGLDNLMASEDWTGLIEKYKMK from the coding sequence GTGTACAAAGTAGGTATTGATGCACCATACCCTCCATTCTCAATTCTTGACGAAAATGGAAACCCTACAGGTTTTGACTCGGAATCAATTGAATGGATTGCAAAAGATCAGGGTTTTGAGGTCGAATTTAAACAGGTATCATTTGACGGAATGATCCCTGCACTTCAGACAGGAAAGATCGACATGATCTATTCCGGAATGACAATTACACCTGAGAGAGAAGAGAAAATAAACTTCTCAGCACCTTACTGGACAGTAAACCAGACAGTAATTGTAAAAGAAGGTTCAACCGGAACAGTTGACGATTTAAAGGCAGGAAAGCTCACAGTAGGTACCCAGAGGGGAACAACAGCAGAGATCTGGATTGACCAAAACCTGGTTGAAACAGGAATCATGCCCGAAGAGAACCTCAGGCTCTACGACAATCCGCCTCTGGCAGTTGCAGATTTAATCAACGGCCGTATTGATGCTGTAATGTATGACAGCACAGTTGTTGAGGATATGATCAAAGGAAAGCCTGTCAGCAAATTAGGATTTATCGAAACCGATGAATACTTTGGAATTGCCGTACGCAAGGATGACACAGAACTTCTCGAAAAGCTCAACACCGGACTTGACAACCTTATGGCTTCAGAAGACTGGACCGGTTTAATTGAAAAATACAAGATGAAATAA
- a CDS encoding cupin domain-containing protein, with translation MKTMIIKRGSDIEDYRVKKDDIKGLWIKFFLTSKDSPVSHSLWTMEFEPHGYAKMHRHKESHYVYVVEGRCTIRSPDGEEETIGKGDVAYVPSCEFHEFVNPDNTVLKIISFMPILEGATGKSTTGC, from the coding sequence ATGAAAACCATGATAATAAAAAGAGGCAGTGATATTGAAGATTACAGGGTTAAAAAAGATGATATCAAAGGACTCTGGATAAAATTTTTTCTGACTTCAAAGGACAGCCCGGTTTCACACTCCCTTTGGACTATGGAATTTGAACCACACGGGTATGCAAAGATGCACAGGCATAAAGAATCCCATTATGTTTACGTGGTGGAAGGTAGGTGTACTATAAGATCGCCGGACGGAGAAGAGGAGACAATTGGTAAGGGGGACGTGGCGTATGTTCCGTCATGTGAGTTTCATGAATTTGTCAATCCCGACAACACAGTTTTAAAAATAATTTCCTTTATGCCGATTTTAGAAGGTGCAACAGGCAAAAGCACAACAGGGTGCTAA
- a CDS encoding ABC transporter substrate-binding protein — protein sequence MDRRILSVVLIIMAVLAVATTGCTSEAPEQKTSEDSIKISPDQTPAAPGEKVIYKVGVDIPYQPFSMLDDEGNPTGFDVESIEWIAEDQGFSVEFKTIAWDGAIPALQSGSIDIIISGMTITPERAEKINFSTPYWTVNQAVIAMDDSDATVDELMAGELTIGTHRGCTAAIWIDQNLVETGIMPEENLKLYDNPPLAVADLINGRVDTVMYDSTVIYDIIEGKPVKKIGLVETNEQFGIAVRKSDPELLEKINTGLENLMESPKWDEMIEKYRMK from the coding sequence ATGGACAGGAGAATATTATCAGTAGTACTGATAATTATGGCTGTTTTAGCAGTTGCAACCACAGGGTGTACATCAGAGGCACCTGAACAAAAAACATCAGAGGATTCCATAAAAATATCCCCTGACCAGACCCCCGCCGCTCCAGGCGAAAAAGTGATTTATAAGGTTGGAGTTGACATTCCCTATCAGCCTTTTTCAATGCTTGATGATGAGGGAAACCCGACAGGATTTGACGTGGAGTCCATTGAATGGATTGCAGAGGATCAAGGTTTTTCTGTTGAATTCAAAACAATAGCATGGGACGGAGCAATTCCGGCACTTCAGTCGGGATCAATTGACATAATCATTTCAGGTATGACAATTACCCCTGAAAGAGCAGAAAAGATAAACTTCTCAACACCTTACTGGACAGTAAACCAGGCAGTCATTGCAATGGATGACTCTGATGCAACAGTTGATGAGCTGATGGCAGGAGAACTCACCATAGGCACACACAGGGGATGTACGGCTGCAATCTGGATTGATCAAAATCTGGTTGAAACAGGAATCATGCCCGAAGAGAACCTCAAACTCTACGACAACCCGCCTCTGGCAGTTGCAGACTTAATCAACGGCCGTGTTGACACCGTTATGTATGACAGCACTGTCATTTATGACATTATTGAAGGAAAACCGGTAAAGAAGATTGGTCTTGTTGAAACCAACGAGCAGTTTGGCATAGCTGTCAGAAAATCCGACCCCGAACTTCTCGAAAAGATCAACACAGGACTTGAAAACCTAATGGAATCCCCAAAATGGGATGAGATGATTGAAAAATACAGGATGAAATAA
- a CDS encoding MFS transporter, whose protein sequence is MLLFSTCIVIPMMSESMLVAALPNIEHEFAASGIFVAWILPVVLLVGAALSPFFGTLGDAFGRKWVLAICLLFYVAGVMFAGFAWDIWSLLVFRAMQGIGIAASPIAYALVSEQFPVHKIPFGISVLAASYGAGTFAGIFIGSYIINYLGWRWTYYLLTPVVIAHLLAIILMVRPSVHTFKKEIDWKGAFALLMTMFFLMLAMSVVYEDGIWSYNSAIPVILCIIAGYIFVKTEKTAIMPAIDIAMLKKPVIILISLTAFIVNCATFMLIQAMPFVVQAPTGLFMEERFVGLIMIPGSIADMIASPLCGAWMRRRSAKIPLYTGSLMMVAAPLCFILFPLSLSLLAVVWMLFSGGMGIVATAYMIITINSVPSERTAGATGLLHSGINIGGMLGPIIAGIFLAAYSFETYIAGELWVVPESTAYNLIFGLGLLMAVAVFVLVLMIIRQISANSKTTKELSGI, encoded by the coding sequence CTGTTACTTTTTTCAACCTGCATAGTAATACCGATGATGAGCGAATCAATGCTTGTCGCCGCTCTTCCCAACATTGAGCATGAATTTGCGGCATCAGGCATTTTTGTGGCATGGATTTTGCCGGTGGTTCTTTTGGTCGGGGCTGCCCTGTCACCATTTTTCGGGACACTCGGGGATGCCTTTGGAAGAAAATGGGTTCTCGCAATATGCCTTTTATTCTATGTTGCAGGCGTAATGTTTGCAGGCTTTGCATGGGATATCTGGTCACTTCTTGTCTTTCGTGCCATGCAGGGAATAGGTATTGCCGCATCACCTATCGCATATGCCCTTGTATCCGAACAATTTCCTGTTCATAAAATACCATTTGGAATCAGTGTTCTTGCCGCATCATATGGTGCCGGCACATTCGCCGGGATTTTCATCGGCTCATATATAATCAACTACCTGGGCTGGAGATGGACTTATTATCTCTTAACACCCGTTGTCATCGCACACCTTCTTGCAATAATTCTGATGGTAAGGCCGTCAGTGCACACATTCAAAAAGGAAATAGACTGGAAAGGAGCATTTGCCCTTTTAATGACTATGTTTTTCCTGATGCTCGCAATGTCCGTGGTTTATGAGGACGGAATCTGGTCATATAACAGCGCAATCCCTGTAATTTTGTGTATAATTGCAGGGTACATATTCGTGAAAACAGAAAAAACAGCGATAATGCCTGCAATAGATATAGCCATGCTGAAAAAGCCGGTTATAATCCTGATATCACTGACAGCGTTTATAGTAAACTGTGCAACATTCATGCTCATTCAGGCAATGCCGTTTGTTGTGCAGGCACCAACCGGTCTCTTTATGGAAGAGAGATTTGTCGGGCTTATAATGATCCCGGGATCAATAGCCGACATGATTGCAAGTCCGCTGTGCGGCGCATGGATGAGACGAAGAAGTGCAAAAATTCCGTTATATACAGGATCTCTGATGATGGTTGCAGCACCTCTCTGCTTTATTTTATTTCCCCTGAGTCTGAGCCTTCTTGCAGTGGTATGGATGCTTTTTAGCGGCGGAATGGGCATTGTGGCAACTGCATACATGATTATCACTATAAACTCCGTGCCCTCAGAGAGAACAGCGGGCGCAACAGGACTTCTTCACTCGGGAATTAATATCGGTGGTATGCTCGGCCCTATTATCGCAGGAATTTTCCTCGCCGCATATTCCTTTGAAACATATATTGCAGGAGAACTGTGGGTGGTACCTGAGAGTACAGCATATAATCTGATATTCGGACTGGGATTGCTGATGGCTGTCGCGGTTTTTGTTCTTGTGCTAATGATAATCAGACAGATTAGTGCCAATTCAAAAACAACAAAAGAATTATCGGGCATTTAA
- a CDS encoding tubulin-like doman-containing protein — protein sequence MAHDDIIEGKPFQMPDELTVVAVGGCGKKLINHLYTHEWFLRHYLSDGKKLSLYTIDTDTNQRKDDIERVKKVEKSIGDIQKTNSQMGGSVKCYHYHLPDLANVERVSSLTSKDIIAQIKNRREKPLVNVWWMNDPDFGFDYQMLKQVDKNIVDDFGGGVHRRRAISKAVFYKAITQGGEQFPSFQGHGPVAIIVGLGGGTGSGMFIDLARYIKEKRGQEAKITLFCVLPSVSEGEKEQLNAAISLSEIEYLNMKEDKLFNYIILSSLSPTGYVDGGDRKQEVVEFDSAFPYLFINSFYLPTADISAIIDAKKDYSGFIFANSHVIEYPVENLQSLKKGFEDAIDEFGEIAVNRSKTLKEISDFFATYKNLYPDEFSKTDNEITHDDVNFYRKEIERIKKIWENEITDLLNFQSRHIIESAITNNMPEELKDISSVRDFDKLSEYVRRLRRSLENESRPHENAKDQELYEVIKKNLHLLEIMADLQKMTLPVSEKSARIALVNLIRGEENFGKISGDLSARESSLKSGISETDVKVSSKRSELDEYLKEQEKMLEHVRSEMTGLTKPVDDYVALGRGGGEQADIENLEKEYLDKFAGFLFELKGKLNLPEKKKKSKPIKRENWLLDLPLGDLQGDVERLERITKTDLSYLNDLAESVALYYFNEYMMRVSKKQGVLDSLLGKKLNQEMFRSEKATKEERIRKIATLHPGKISIRDPFDVFIQDKFLTREFDSKLGSIREAAVSPLVSEFNLASDERDKIIHVFSGNNIGQIISAIRDELTAILNERYGFVAKISNANNEIDSLIRSQKTMKQEVEFLEKIDSLIVSTFEFRKKFNSGILAYESDLRAIDERRKRGDTTIEGMYRTWFGEINPNVLSLLNDDSDLSVLDYDPEGRSEIEKLYNIVSWKYKELIDAHKLGINNISIGYGTGGTERWSFEKSALVASSPSRWLSQLIDNKSGDFRRYLVKALDLKGVDSAKINSHNYTKPWEISLTFFAAASFLDNVSPLTTGGGYWEKYQRSKNNILHHSLYLQDGKYIVRDHTLLLADAAEIADLESGDKNHRAEMKERVTGLYQIKDIKEAAGE from the coding sequence ATGGCACATGATGATATAATCGAGGGAAAACCTTTCCAGATGCCCGATGAACTAACGGTGGTTGCAGTCGGGGGATGCGGCAAAAAACTCATAAATCATCTTTATACTCATGAATGGTTTTTGAGACACTATCTCTCAGACGGAAAAAAGCTCAGCCTTTACACAATCGATACCGACACAAACCAGAGAAAAGACGATATTGAAAGGGTAAAAAAGGTTGAAAAAAGCATAGGCGACATCCAGAAAACAAACAGCCAGATGGGAGGGAGTGTCAAATGCTATCATTACCACCTTCCTGACCTTGCAAATGTTGAAAGGGTATCGTCACTCACATCAAAGGACATTATTGCACAGATCAAAAACAGGCGTGAAAAGCCGCTTGTTAATGTCTGGTGGATGAATGATCCGGATTTCGGGTTCGACTACCAGATGCTCAAACAGGTGGACAAAAATATTGTAGATGACTTCGGAGGCGGTGTCCACAGAAGGCGTGCGATTTCAAAAGCGGTTTTCTACAAGGCTATAACACAGGGAGGAGAACAGTTCCCGTCATTTCAGGGGCACGGGCCGGTTGCGATAATTGTCGGTCTCGGGGGCGGAACAGGCTCGGGAATGTTCATAGATCTTGCAAGATACATCAAGGAAAAACGCGGTCAGGAGGCTAAAATTACCCTCTTCTGTGTTCTTCCTTCGGTGAGCGAGGGGGAGAAGGAGCAGCTCAATGCCGCAATCTCACTATCAGAGATTGAATATCTCAATATGAAGGAAGACAAACTCTTCAACTACATAATCCTCTCATCACTGAGCCCTACAGGATATGTTGACGGAGGTGACAGAAAACAGGAGGTTGTTGAGTTTGACTCCGCATTCCCTTATCTTTTCATAAACTCATTTTATCTCCCGACAGCAGACATCTCCGCAATCATTGATGCCAAAAAAGACTATTCCGGATTTATATTCGCAAACTCGCATGTCATCGAATACCCGGTTGAAAACCTGCAGTCACTTAAGAAAGGATTTGAGGATGCAATTGATGAGTTCGGAGAAATTGCAGTCAACAGATCAAAGACACTAAAGGAGATCTCAGACTTTTTTGCAACATATAAAAATCTCTACCCGGATGAATTTTCAAAAACCGACAATGAAATCACCCACGATGATGTCAACTTTTACAGAAAGGAGATTGAAAGAATCAAAAAAATATGGGAGAATGAGATTACTGATCTCCTCAATTTCCAGTCACGCCATATAATAGAATCTGCAATCACCAACAACATGCCGGAGGAATTAAAGGACATCTCGTCTGTGAGGGATTTTGACAAGCTTTCAGAATATGTCAGAAGGCTGAGAAGATCACTTGAAAACGAAAGCAGACCACACGAAAATGCAAAGGATCAGGAACTCTACGAGGTTATAAAGAAAAATCTGCATCTTCTTGAGATTATGGCAGATCTGCAGAAGATGACACTTCCGGTCAGTGAAAAATCCGCCAGAATCGCACTTGTAAACCTTATAAGAGGTGAGGAAAACTTTGGAAAAATTTCAGGGGATCTTTCAGCAAGGGAGTCTTCACTGAAATCCGGGATAAGTGAGACTGATGTTAAGGTCAGTTCAAAACGCTCTGAGCTTGATGAATACTTAAAAGAGCAGGAAAAAATGCTCGAACATGTCAGATCAGAGATGACCGGACTTACAAAACCGGTGGATGATTATGTCGCACTCGGCCGGGGAGGCGGGGAACAGGCCGATATTGAAAATCTTGAAAAGGAATATCTGGATAAATTTGCAGGTTTTCTCTTTGAACTAAAGGGTAAACTGAATCTGCCAGAAAAGAAGAAGAAGTCAAAACCTATAAAACGTGAAAACTGGCTTTTGGATCTTCCTCTTGGAGACCTCCAGGGAGATGTTGAAAGACTTGAGAGGATTACAAAAACCGATCTCTCATACTTAAATGACCTTGCGGAATCGGTGGCTCTTTACTATTTCAACGAATATATGATGAGAGTTTCTAAAAAACAGGGCGTTTTAGACAGTCTGCTTGGAAAAAAGCTGAACCAGGAGATGTTCAGGAGTGAAAAAGCGACAAAAGAGGAACGCATCAGAAAGATTGCAACACTCCACCCGGGAAAAATATCAATCCGTGATCCTTTTGACGTTTTTATCCAGGATAAATTCCTGACCCGCGAATTTGATTCAAAACTGGGATCAATCCGTGAGGCTGCAGTCTCACCACTTGTATCAGAGTTTAATCTTGCTTCGGATGAGAGGGATAAAATTATTCATGTCTTTTCAGGCAACAACATAGGGCAAATAATCTCGGCAATAAGAGATGAGCTTACAGCCATACTAAACGAAAGGTACGGATTTGTTGCAAAGATATCAAATGCAAACAATGAGATTGACAGCCTCATTCGTTCCCAGAAAACTATGAAGCAGGAAGTTGAATTCCTCGAAAAAATAGATTCACTGATTGTCTCAACATTTGAATTCAGAAAGAAATTTAACAGCGGCATTCTGGCATATGAATCAGACCTGAGAGCCATTGATGAGAGAAGAAAAAGAGGCGATACGACAATAGAAGGGATGTACCGGACCTGGTTTGGAGAGATAAATCCAAACGTGCTCTCTCTTTTAAATGATGACTCGGATCTCTCAGTCCTTGACTACGATCCCGAAGGGAGATCAGAGATTGAAAAACTCTACAATATCGTAAGCTGGAAATACAAAGAACTAATTGACGCTCACAAACTCGGCATCAACAACATTTCAATAGGATATGGGACAGGAGGAACAGAGAGATGGAGTTTTGAGAAATCAGCCCTTGTTGCATCTTCCCCTTCAAGATGGCTGTCCCAGCTCATTGACAACAAATCCGGAGATTTCAGGCGCTATCTGGTAAAGGCACTCGATTTAAAGGGTGTTGACAGTGCAAAGATAAACTCACACAACTACACAAAACCCTGGGAGATTTCACTTACATTCTTCGCAGCCGCAAGTTTCCTTGACAATGTATCACCTCTGACAACGGGCGGGGGATACTGGGAAAAATACCAGAGATCAAAGAACAACATACTTCATCATTCGCTGTATCTTCAGGATGGAAAATACATCGTCCGGGATCACACCCTCCTTCTTGCAGACGCTGCCGAGATTGCTGACCTTGAATCAGGCGATAAAAACCACAGGGCAGAGATGAAGGAAAGGGTGACAGGGCTCTATCAGATAAAGGATATAAAAGAGGCCGCCGGGGAATGA